The Latilactobacillus sakei subsp. sakei DSM 20017 = JCM 1157 genome includes a window with the following:
- a CDS encoding prepilin peptidase, protein MLLYLIIFYSGACCASFLTVCAWRLPIEKSIITPRSHCDCCQQPLAWHDLLPLFSYLYLHGHCRTCHAQIKPTFLFSELIGGLLACFIFSESLSWDLAYLLVILFYISLVDLFYYILYPIPLFASLVPLFYLYWPQNHWLGAIVFCCGLLLTTYWASGFGFGDVELLTILTLWVGLESVLRILLAACLICILFQGIKKIWPSPKQATRQIPFIPYISMGVVILLLQTPQ, encoded by the coding sequence ATGTTACTTTATTTAATCATCTTTTATAGCGGTGCTTGTTGCGCCTCATTTCTAACCGTTTGCGCCTGGCGCTTACCCATCGAAAAGTCCATTATCACACCACGTTCGCACTGCGATTGCTGTCAGCAACCACTGGCTTGGCATGATTTATTACCACTATTCAGCTACCTATACTTACATGGCCACTGCCGCACTTGTCATGCTCAGATTAAGCCCACTTTTTTATTCAGCGAACTAATTGGTGGTCTATTGGCCTGCTTCATTTTTAGCGAATCCCTTTCTTGGGACCTCGCTTATTTACTCGTGATTCTCTTTTATATCAGTCTCGTTGACCTCTTCTACTATATTCTCTATCCAATCCCCTTATTCGCATCACTGGTGCCCCTCTTTTATTTGTATTGGCCACAGAATCATTGGCTAGGAGCCATCGTCTTTTGCTGCGGGCTGTTGCTCACCACTTACTGGGCGTCTGGTTTTGGCTTTGGTGATGTCGAGTTACTCACTATCCTGACGCTCTGGGTGGGTCTTGAATCCGTTTTACGAATTCTCTTGGCGGCCTGTCTAATCTGTATTCTATTTCAAGGCATCAAAAAAATCTGGCCATCGCCTAAACAAGCGACGCGCCAGATTCCGTTTATCCCCTATATATCGATGGGTGTGGTGATACTACTCCTACAAACACCACAATAA
- the rpsL gene encoding 30S ribosomal protein S12 gives MPTINQLVRKGRKSRTSKSDAPALNFGYNSMKKKATDNPAPQKRGVATRVGTMTPKKPNSALRKYARVRLSNLIEVTAYIPGIGHNLQEHSVVLIRGGRVKDLPGVRYHVIRGALDTAGVDGRMQSRSKYGTKRPKK, from the coding sequence ATGCCAACAATTAACCAATTGGTACGTAAGGGTCGTAAATCAAGAACTTCAAAGTCTGATGCACCTGCATTAAACTTTGGCTACAATAGTATGAAGAAAAAAGCTACAGATAATCCAGCACCACAAAAACGTGGGGTCGCTACTCGTGTCGGTACTATGACACCTAAAAAGCCTAACTCTGCTTTACGTAAGTATGCTCGTGTGCGCTTATCTAACTTAATCGAAGTCACAGCTTATATTCCTGGTATTGGTCATAACCTACAAGAACATAGTGTTGTTCTTATCCGTGGGGGCCGTGTTAAGGATTTACCTGGGGTTCGTTATCACGTTATTCGTGGTGCTTTAGATACAGCCGGCGTTGACGGTCGTATGCAAAGCCGTTCTAAATATGGTACTAAGAGACCTAAAAAATAA
- the rpsG gene encoding 30S ribosomal protein S7: MPRKGYVAKRDVLPDPMYNSKLVSRLINRLMIDGKRGTASTILYDAFDIIKEETGNEPLEVFEEAMNNIMPVLEVKARRIGGSNYQVPIEVRPERRTTLGLRWLVSYARLRGEHTMDQRLAREIMDAANNTGAAVKKREDTHKMADANRAFAHYRW; encoded by the coding sequence ATGCCAAGAAAAGGCTATGTTGCAAAACGTGACGTTTTACCTGATCCAATGTACAATTCTAAATTGGTTTCACGCTTAATCAACCGCTTAATGATTGATGGTAAACGTGGTACAGCGTCAACAATCTTATATGACGCATTTGATATTATTAAAGAAGAAACTGGTAATGAACCATTAGAAGTGTTCGAAGAAGCTATGAACAACATCATGCCAGTACTTGAAGTTAAAGCTCGCCGTATCGGTGGTTCTAACTACCAAGTGCCAATTGAAGTTCGTCCAGAACGTCGTACAACTTTAGGTTTACGCTGGTTAGTAAGCTACGCTCGCCTACGTGGGGAACATACTATGGATCAACGTCTTGCACGTGAAATCATGGATGCTGCCAACAACACTGGTGCTGCTGTTAAGAAACGTGAAGATACACATAAAATGGCTGATGCCAACCGCGCATTTGCACATTATCGCTGGTAA
- the fusA gene encoding elongation factor G — protein sequence MANKREFPLDKTRNIGIMAHIDAGKTTTTERILYYTGKIHKIGETHEGASQMDWMEQEQERGITITSAATTAEWKGNRVNIIDTPGHVDFTIEVERSLRVLDGAITVLDAQSGVEPQTENVWRQATTYGVPRIVFVNKMDKLGANFDYSMTTLEDRLQANAHAVQMPIGAEDEFQGVIDLIEMQADIYDEDELGAKWDTVDVPADYLEQATKRRAELVEAVADVNDDIMDKYLEGEEISKEELKAAIRQATIDLKFFPVFAGSAFKNKGVQMLMDGVVDYLPSPLDVRPYNAKNPEDDSEVELMAGDDKPFAGLAFKIATDPFVGRLTFFRVYTGTLQSGSYILNATKDKRERVGRLLQMHSNHRNEIPEVFSGDIAAAIGLKNTTTGDSLTDVDHPLILESMEFPDPVIQVSVEPESKEDRDKLDLALQKLAEEDPTFKAETNNETGETLISGMGELHLDIMVDRMRREFKVVAKIGEPQVAYRETFTKQASAQGKFVRQSGGKGQYGDVWVEFTPNEEGKGFEFEDAIVGGVVPREYIPSVEQGLKESMANGVLAGYPLIDVKAKLYDGSYHDVDSNESAFKIAASMALKNAAKQAGAEILEPIMKVEVIAPEEYLGDIMGQVTARRGAVEGMEARGNAQIVNAMVPLSEMFGYATTLRSATQGRGTFTMVFDHYSAVPKSIQEEIIKKNGGQ from the coding sequence ATGGCAAACAAACGTGAATTTCCGTTAGACAAAACGCGTAATATTGGTATCATGGCACATATTGATGCTGGTAAAACAACTACTACAGAACGTATCTTGTACTATACTGGTAAAATCCATAAGATTGGTGAAACACATGAAGGTGCTTCACAAATGGATTGGATGGAACAAGAACAAGAACGTGGGATTACAATCACATCAGCTGCTACAACTGCTGAATGGAAAGGTAATCGAGTAAATATCATTGATACACCAGGTCACGTTGATTTCACAATCGAAGTTGAACGTTCATTGCGTGTTTTAGATGGTGCTATCACTGTCTTAGATGCTCAATCAGGGGTTGAACCTCAAACTGAAAATGTTTGGCGTCAAGCTACTACTTATGGTGTACCTCGTATTGTTTTCGTTAATAAGATGGACAAACTTGGCGCTAACTTTGATTATTCAATGACAACATTGGAAGATCGCCTACAAGCTAACGCACATGCCGTTCAAATGCCAATTGGCGCTGAAGATGAATTCCAAGGCGTTATTGATTTGATCGAAATGCAAGCTGATATCTATGACGAAGATGAATTAGGCGCTAAGTGGGATACAGTTGACGTACCTGCTGACTACCTAGAACAAGCTACAAAACGTCGTGCCGAATTAGTTGAAGCTGTTGCTGATGTTAATGACGACATTATGGACAAATACTTAGAAGGCGAAGAAATTTCTAAAGAAGAATTGAAAGCTGCTATCCGTCAAGCAACTATCGATTTGAAATTCTTCCCAGTTTTCGCTGGTTCAGCTTTCAAAAACAAGGGTGTTCAAATGTTAATGGATGGTGTTGTAGATTACCTACCATCACCATTAGACGTACGTCCTTACAACGCTAAAAACCCAGAAGACGATTCAGAAGTTGAATTGATGGCTGGCGATGACAAACCATTTGCTGGTTTAGCATTTAAGATTGCTACTGACCCATTCGTTGGTCGTTTAACATTCTTCCGTGTTTATACTGGTACATTACAATCTGGTTCATACATCTTGAATGCAACTAAAGACAAACGTGAACGTGTTGGTCGTTTATTACAAATGCATTCAAATCACCGTAACGAAATTCCTGAAGTATTCTCTGGGGATATCGCTGCTGCAATCGGTTTGAAGAATACAACAACTGGTGATTCATTGACTGACGTTGATCATCCATTAATCTTGGAATCAATGGAATTCCCTGACCCAGTTATCCAAGTTTCTGTTGAACCTGAATCAAAAGAAGATCGTGATAAGTTAGATCTTGCTTTACAAAAACTTGCTGAAGAAGATCCTACATTCAAGGCTGAAACCAACAATGAAACAGGCGAAACGCTTATTTCTGGTATGGGTGAATTGCATTTGGATATCATGGTTGATCGTATGAGACGTGAATTTAAAGTGGTTGCCAAAATTGGTGAACCTCAAGTTGCTTACCGTGAAACATTCACAAAACAAGCATCTGCACAAGGTAAATTCGTTCGTCAATCCGGTGGTAAAGGTCAATATGGTGACGTTTGGGTTGAATTTACACCTAATGAAGAAGGTAAAGGCTTCGAATTCGAAGACGCTATCGTCGGTGGTGTTGTTCCTCGTGAATACATCCCATCAGTTGAACAAGGCTTGAAAGAATCAATGGCAAACGGTGTCTTAGCTGGTTACCCATTGATTGACGTTAAAGCTAAGTTATATGATGGTAGTTATCATGATGTCGATTCTAATGAATCAGCATTTAAGATCGCTGCATCAATGGCATTGAAGAACGCTGCTAAACAAGCTGGCGCTGAAATCCTTGAACCTATCATGAAGGTTGAAGTTATTGCTCCTGAAGAATATCTTGGCGATATCATGGGACAAGTAACTGCTCGTCGTGGTGCTGTTGAAGGTATGGAAGCACGTGGTAATGCCCAAATCGTTAATGCAATGGTTCCATTGTCAGAAATGTTTGGTTATGCTACAACATTACGTTCAGCTACACAAGGTCGTGGGACATTTACAATGGTATTTGACCACTACTCAGCTGTTCCTAAGAGCATCCAAGAAGAAATCATTAAGAAGAACGGTGGCCAATAA
- a CDS encoding cysteine hydrolase family protein yields the protein MDKAALLIIDYTNDFVAPDGALTAGKPAQDIASTIVTLADQFLAKKQFIILPTDLHVANDPFHPESKLFPPHNLADSRGRAFYGPLANWYAEHQDSPYVYAFAKNRYSAFANTNLDNFLRERQITNLHLTGVCTDICVLHTAVSAYNLNYPLTIHQKAVATFTPNGQEWALAHFKNSLGATII from the coding sequence ATGGATAAAGCTGCGTTATTGATCATCGACTACACGAATGACTTCGTCGCCCCAGACGGTGCCTTAACGGCTGGTAAGCCGGCTCAAGACATCGCATCTACCATTGTAACACTTGCGGACCAATTCTTGGCCAAAAAACAGTTTATTATTTTACCAACTGACTTACATGTTGCAAACGACCCTTTCCATCCAGAGTCTAAACTCTTCCCACCTCATAACCTCGCTGATAGCCGCGGACGCGCTTTTTACGGTCCACTAGCTAATTGGTATGCCGAACACCAAGACAGTCCCTACGTCTACGCATTCGCCAAGAATCGCTACTCTGCGTTTGCGAACACTAATCTTGATAACTTCTTACGCGAACGGCAGATTACCAATCTGCATTTAACCGGCGTCTGCACCGATATTTGTGTGCTGCACACAGCCGTTTCAGCTTATAACTTGAATTATCCACTGACTATCCACCAAAAGGCCGTCGCCACCTTCACGCCAAACGGTCAGGAATGGGCACTGGCACACTTCAAAAACAGTTTGGGCGCAACGATTATTTAA
- the rpsJ gene encoding 30S ribosomal protein S10 has product MAKQKIRIRLKAFEHRILDQSADKIVETAKRTGASISGPIPLPTERTLYTVLRSPHKHKDSREQFEMRTHKRLIDIVNPTPKTVDSLMKLDLPSGVDIEIKL; this is encoded by the coding sequence ATGGCAAAACAAAAAATTCGTATTCGTTTGAAGGCATTCGAACACCGTATTTTAGATCAATCAGCTGATAAGATTGTGGAAACAGCAAAGAGAACAGGAGCTTCAATCTCTGGTCCAATCCCATTACCAACTGAAAGAACTTTATACACAGTTCTACGTTCACCACATAAGCACAAGGATTCACGTGAACAATTTGAAATGCGTACTCACAAACGTTTAATCGATATTGTTAACCCAACACCTAAGACAGTTGATTCATTGATGAAACTTGACTTACCTAGTGGCGTTGACATTGAAATCAAGCTTTAA
- the rplC gene encoding 50S ribosomal protein L3 gives MTTKGILGRKVGMTQVFTENGELIPVTVIAATPNVVLQVKTNETDGYEAIQVGFEDKREVLSNKPAKGHVAKANTTPKRFIREFRDVALGDYEVGTEIKVDTFAAGDVVDVTGVTKGHGFQGNIKKDGQSRGPMGHGSRYHRRPGSMGAVINRVFKGKLLPGRMGNNQRTVQNLVVVSTDVEKNVILVKGNVPGAKNSMVTIKTAVKAHK, from the coding sequence ATGACCACAAAAGGAATCTTAGGTAGAAAAGTAGGTATGACACAAGTCTTTACTGAAAACGGTGAATTAATTCCCGTAACAGTTATCGCAGCAACTCCAAACGTTGTTTTACAAGTTAAAACAAACGAAACAGACGGCTATGAAGCCATCCAAGTCGGTTTTGAAGATAAACGCGAAGTCTTGTCAAACAAACCTGCTAAAGGTCATGTAGCAAAAGCAAACACTACTCCTAAGCGCTTCATTAGAGAATTCAGAGATGTCGCATTAGGAGATTACGAAGTAGGAACAGAAATCAAAGTTGATACTTTCGCAGCCGGCGACGTCGTTGACGTTACTGGTGTAACGAAAGGTCATGGTTTCCAAGGTAACATTAAAAAAGACGGACAATCACGTGGGCCTATGGGTCACGGTTCTCGTTACCACCGTCGTCCTGGTTCAATGGGTGCTGTTATCAACCGTGTCTTCAAGGGTAAATTATTACCTGGACGCATGGGTAACAACCAACGTACTGTTCAAAACCTTGTGGTTGTAAGTACAGACGTTGAAAAGAACGTTATTCTTGTTAAAGGTAACGTACCAGGCGCTAAAAACTCAATGGTTACAATTAAAACAGCCGTTAAAGCTCATAAATAA
- the rplD gene encoding 50S ribosomal protein L4, translated as MANVTLFKQDGSQNGNVELNDSIWAIEPNENVVFDAIIMQRASLRQGTHAVKNRSAVRGGGRKPWRQKGTGRARQGSIRSPQWRGGGVVFGPTPRSYSYKLPRKVRRLAIKSVLSQKVIDNDLIVVDSFSFDAPKTKEFAEVLNKLDVNTKVLVVLEDGNDFTALSARNLPNVTVVPADGINVLDVVGNQKLILTQAALSKIEEVLA; from the coding sequence ATGGCAAACGTAACATTATTTAAACAAGATGGTAGCCAAAATGGGAACGTTGAATTAAACGACTCAATCTGGGCTATCGAACCTAATGAAAATGTTGTATTTGATGCTATCATCATGCAACGTGCATCATTAAGACAAGGAACACACGCTGTTAAGAACAGATCAGCTGTTCGTGGTGGTGGTCGTAAACCTTGGCGTCAAAAAGGTACTGGTCGTGCTCGTCAAGGCTCAATCCGTTCACCTCAATGGCGTGGCGGTGGTGTTGTCTTCGGACCTACACCTCGTTCATACAGCTATAAATTACCTCGTAAGGTACGTCGTCTTGCAATCAAGTCAGTACTTTCACAAAAGGTTATCGATAATGATTTAATCGTTGTTGATTCATTTAGCTTTGATGCACCTAAGACTAAGGAATTCGCTGAAGTACTTAACAAGTTAGATGTTAATACTAAAGTATTAGTAGTTCTTGAAGACGGAAATGATTTTACTGCTTTATCAGCTCGCAACTTACCTAACGTAACTGTTGTTCCTGCTGATGGTATCAACGTATTAGACGTTGTAGGCAACCAAAAATTAATCCTTACTCAAGCTGCTC